The following are encoded together in the Methylomonas methanica MC09 genome:
- a CDS encoding formylmethanofuran dehydrogenase subunit C: MSALTFTLKQPTAQRVDMSPLVCQKLQGMDVDAIAAIELQNGKSRPRVDELFYITGMNTQEIVIANATDKLDFIGKELDGGSISVQGDAGAYLGMQMKSGNISVSGDAGLYAACEMKNGLLQIDGNAGDFLGGALPGNKQGMKGGTVLVKGNVGQRAGDHMRRGQILIEGNAGDYCGSRMVAGTIAVMGNTGRYLGYAMRRGTLLLWNQPQLSATFNDCGSHTLAFLPMLFASFRSLNSRFAESSAAFNRVQRYGGDMAETGRGEVLVRI, encoded by the coding sequence ATGAGCGCCTTAACCTTTACCCTGAAACAGCCAACAGCTCAGCGCGTCGATATGTCGCCGCTGGTTTGCCAAAAGTTACAAGGTATGGATGTCGATGCCATTGCCGCCATCGAACTGCAAAACGGCAAAAGCCGGCCCCGCGTCGATGAGCTGTTTTATATCACCGGCATGAATACCCAGGAAATCGTCATTGCCAACGCGACCGACAAACTGGACTTTATCGGTAAGGAGCTCGATGGCGGCAGTATTAGCGTACAAGGCGATGCCGGCGCTTACTTGGGCATGCAGATGAAATCGGGCAATATTAGCGTCAGCGGCGATGCCGGTTTATATGCGGCCTGCGAAATGAAAAACGGCCTGCTGCAAATCGACGGCAATGCCGGCGATTTTCTGGGCGGCGCCCTGCCCGGCAATAAACAAGGTATGAAAGGCGGTACCGTTTTAGTGAAAGGCAACGTCGGTCAACGCGCAGGCGACCACATGCGCCGCGGCCAAATTTTGATCGAAGGCAATGCCGGCGATTATTGCGGTTCGCGTATGGTAGCCGGCACCATCGCCGTGATGGGCAATACCGGTCGTTACCTGGGTTATGCCATGCGGCGCGGTACCTTGCTGCTGTGGAATCAACCGCAACTGTCCGCCACCTTTAACGATTGCGGTTCGCACACTTTGGCATTTTTGCCCATGTTGTTCGCTTCGTTCAGATCGCTGAACTCGCGCTTTGCCGAAAGCAGTGCGGCATTCAACCGGGTGCAACGTTATGGGGGCGATATGGCGGAAACAGGAAGAGGCGAGGTTTTAGTCCGTATCTAA
- the fhcD gene encoding formylmethanofuran--tetrahydromethanopterin N-formyltransferase: MIINGVTIDKTFAEAFPMKATRAIITAQNEKWAMISAQAMTGFATSVIACGCEAGIERVMSPEETPDGRPGVSIMIYAMGAKGLAKQLETRAGQCVLTSPTSALFAGIEGGKPIPLGKNLRYFGDGFQIAKKIGGKRYWRVPVMDGEFLTEATTGMVEAVGGGNFLVLAESQPQALAACEAAIEEMKKIPNVIMPFPGGVVRSGSKVGSKYPALGASTNDAFCPTLKGMTKTDLSPEIESVMEIVIDGLSKEDIDKAMRVGIQAVCDLGAANGIKRISAGNYGGKLGPFHFHLQEIMA, encoded by the coding sequence ATGATCATCAACGGCGTAACCATAGACAAGACCTTTGCCGAAGCCTTCCCAATGAAGGCGACGCGGGCCATTATCACGGCTCAGAACGAGAAATGGGCGATGATTTCCGCCCAAGCCATGACCGGCTTCGCCACTTCGGTAATTGCCTGCGGCTGCGAGGCCGGCATAGAGCGAGTAATGTCGCCCGAGGAAACCCCCGACGGCAGGCCCGGCGTGTCCATCATGATTTATGCCATGGGCGCCAAAGGTCTGGCCAAGCAATTGGAAACCCGTGCCGGCCAGTGCGTATTGACTTCGCCAACCTCGGCGCTGTTTGCCGGCATCGAAGGCGGCAAGCCGATTCCGCTGGGTAAAAATCTGCGTTACTTCGGCGACGGCTTTCAAATCGCCAAAAAAATCGGCGGTAAACGCTACTGGCGAGTGCCGGTAATGGACGGCGAGTTTTTAACCGAAGCCACCACCGGCATGGTGGAAGCGGTCGGCGGCGGCAACTTTTTGGTACTCGCCGAATCGCAGCCGCAAGCCTTGGCTGCCTGCGAAGCGGCGATTGAGGAAATGAAAAAAATCCCCAACGTCATCATGCCCTTCCCCGGCGGCGTGGTGCGTTCCGGCTCCAAGGTCGGCTCCAAGTACCCCGCCCTGGGCGCATCCACTAACGACGCCTTCTGCCCGACTTTGAAAGGCATGACCAAGACCGACTTGTCGCCGGAAATCGAATCGGTGATGGAAATCGTCATCGACGGCTTATCCAAGGAAGACATCGACAAGGCCATGCGGGTCGGCATCCAAGCTGTGTGCGACTTGGGCGCGGCCAACGGCATCAAACGCATCAGCGCCGGCAATTACGGCGGAAAACTGGGACCGTTCCACTTTCATTTGCAGGAGATCATGGCATGA
- a CDS encoding formylmethanofuran dehydrogenase subunit A — MLIKLTGGTVYDPASGIDGLQQDIFIQDGRIVEAPTDGKPVDKEYDLRGKVVMSGAIDMHTHIGGGKGNIARTLLPEDHRMDPVPRTPITRSGNGHAMPSTYVAGYRYAEMGYTAGFEPAVLPQNARQAHMEMGDIPILDKGGYVMLGSDDFLLRMLTAKKDQKAINDYVAWTLNAAKGIGIKVVNAGGINAFKFNQRKLDLDEKNSHYDVTPRQILQTLARAVKELGITHPLHVHGCNLGVPGNVDTTLNTIQGIDGLPMHLTHIQFHSYGTEGDFKFSSGAAQIAEAINRNKNITADVGQILFGQTVTASGDNMRQHANHKFASPNKWVCMDIECDAGCGVVPFKYRDQNFVNALQWAIGLEIFLLVDDPWRIFLTTDHPNGAPFTSYPHLIRLLMDRSFRNDMLATIHPEAQKMTTLASIDREYTFNEIAIMTRAGAARIIGLKDRGALSAGNWADITVYTENADRQAMFTKPDYVFKDGELVVQNGQVVKVTWGTTHIVKPDYDLSIEKDLQAYFDRYLTMKLGNFKISDDEITEDGRGSLTAHPLRGVA, encoded by the coding sequence ATGCTGATAAAACTCACAGGTGGCACCGTTTACGATCCGGCCAGCGGCATCGACGGTCTGCAGCAGGATATTTTCATTCAAGACGGCCGTATCGTCGAAGCGCCGACAGACGGCAAACCGGTCGATAAAGAATACGATTTGCGCGGCAAGGTGGTAATGTCCGGCGCCATCGACATGCACACGCATATCGGCGGCGGCAAAGGCAACATCGCCCGTACGCTGTTGCCGGAAGATCACCGCATGGACCCGGTGCCGCGCACGCCGATTACCCGCTCCGGCAACGGCCACGCCATGCCCAGCACCTATGTTGCCGGCTACCGTTATGCGGAAATGGGTTACACGGCCGGTTTCGAACCCGCGGTACTGCCTCAGAACGCCCGCCAAGCCCACATGGAAATGGGCGACATTCCGATTCTGGACAAAGGCGGCTACGTGATGCTGGGCAGCGACGACTTTTTGCTGCGCATGCTCACCGCCAAGAAAGACCAAAAAGCCATTAACGATTACGTGGCCTGGACTTTAAATGCCGCAAAAGGCATAGGCATCAAAGTGGTGAACGCAGGCGGTATCAACGCCTTCAAATTCAACCAGCGCAAGCTGGACCTGGACGAAAAAAACAGCCACTACGATGTGACACCCCGGCAGATTCTGCAAACCCTGGCGCGCGCGGTCAAGGAACTGGGCATCACCCATCCGTTGCATGTGCACGGCTGCAACCTGGGCGTGCCCGGCAACGTCGACACCACCTTGAATACCATTCAAGGCATCGACGGCCTGCCGATGCATTTGACCCACATCCAGTTCCACAGCTACGGTACCGAAGGCGATTTCAAATTCTCCTCCGGCGCCGCGCAAATCGCCGAAGCCATTAACCGTAACAAAAATATTACCGCCGACGTCGGCCAGATTTTGTTCGGGCAAACCGTTACCGCATCGGGCGACAACATGCGCCAACACGCCAACCACAAATTCGCCAGCCCGAATAAATGGGTGTGCATGGACATCGAATGCGATGCAGGCTGCGGCGTGGTGCCGTTTAAATACCGCGACCAAAATTTCGTCAATGCGCTGCAATGGGCCATCGGTCTGGAAATTTTCCTGCTGGTCGACGATCCTTGGCGAATATTCCTGACGACCGACCATCCCAACGGTGCGCCATTCACCAGCTATCCGCATTTGATCCGCCTGCTGATGGACCGAAGCTTCCGTAACGACATGCTGGCCACCATTCACCCGGAAGCGCAGAAGATGACCACGCTGGCGTCCATCGACCGCGAATATACGTTCAACGAAATCGCCATCATGACCCGCGCCGGCGCGGCCCGCATCATCGGTCTGAAAGACCGCGGCGCACTCAGTGCCGGCAACTGGGCGGATATTACCGTATACACCGAAAACGCAGACCGTCAAGCCATGTTCACCAAACCGGATTATGTGTTTAAGGACGGCGAATTGGTGGTACAAAACGGACAAGTGGTCAAAGTCACCTGGGGTACCACCCACATCGTCAAACCCGACTACGACTTGTCCATCGAGAAAGATTTACAAGCCTACTTCGACCGCTATCTGACCATGAAACTCGGCAACTTTAAAATCAGCGACGACGAAATTACGGAAGACGGACGCGGCAGTTTGACGGCGCATCCGCTGAGAGGTGTAGCATGA
- a CDS encoding formylmethanofuran dehydrogenase subunit B, producing MTEITEVPSPFCGIGTDDLAIHIDGVSLKVTANGCAINSPAFEQPITDTAPQINGQTVSLAAAVDKAAELLRNTRQPLIGGCATDVNGMRALLSLADKSGAVVDNVNFTAARRNLLALQDSGWMNTTLAELKNRCDVLLVVGTDLEGFAPRFFERYLWNQEAMFLTDTTAREIIYLGKAPSGNASTSPSGKKATVFPCADADLPDVIAVLSALVRKHPLHAQSVGGIAISDLQAIADKLKAAQYGVICWGAAALAYDHAELTVQGICSIVKDINLQGSRCSGFPLGGREGDQTANQVCGWTTGYPARVNFARGYPEYDPFLFDGQAMLNNDEADVLVWVQAFNINGKPPQTDLPTIVIGRSGMTFDKEPAVFIPVGTPGIDHPGHAYRLDNVVAIRLKKLRDSGLPSTADVLHAIEQAL from the coding sequence ATGACTGAAATCACCGAGGTGCCCAGCCCGTTTTGCGGCATCGGCACCGACGATTTGGCTATCCATATCGACGGCGTGTCGCTCAAAGTGACCGCAAATGGCTGCGCCATCAATAGCCCGGCATTCGAGCAGCCCATTACCGATACCGCCCCCCAAATTAACGGCCAAACAGTCAGTCTGGCTGCCGCCGTCGATAAAGCGGCCGAATTGCTGCGCAACACCCGACAACCGCTGATCGGCGGCTGCGCCACAGACGTAAACGGCATGCGCGCCCTATTGTCCCTGGCCGACAAAAGCGGTGCAGTGGTGGATAACGTCAATTTCACGGCCGCCCGCCGCAACCTGCTGGCCTTGCAGGATTCCGGTTGGATGAACACCACATTGGCCGAATTAAAAAACCGCTGCGATGTATTGCTGGTGGTCGGCACCGATCTGGAAGGGTTTGCGCCGCGCTTTTTCGAACGCTACCTGTGGAACCAGGAAGCCATGTTCTTAACCGACACGACAGCGCGCGAAATCATCTATTTGGGTAAAGCGCCATCCGGCAATGCCTCAACCTCTCCTTCCGGAAAAAAAGCGACTGTTTTCCCTTGCGCCGATGCCGATTTACCGGACGTGATCGCGGTTTTGTCCGCGCTGGTTCGGAAACACCCGCTGCACGCGCAATCGGTGGGCGGCATAGCGATTAGCGATTTGCAGGCAATCGCCGACAAATTAAAAGCCGCCCAATACGGGGTGATATGCTGGGGCGCCGCCGCGCTGGCTTACGATCACGCGGAACTTACCGTGCAAGGCATTTGCAGTATCGTCAAGGACATCAATTTACAAGGCTCCCGCTGCTCCGGTTTCCCGCTGGGCGGCCGCGAAGGCGACCAAACCGCCAACCAGGTTTGCGGCTGGACCACAGGTTATCCGGCGCGGGTTAATTTCGCCAGAGGCTACCCTGAGTACGATCCGTTCTTGTTCGATGGCCAAGCCATGCTGAATAACGATGAAGCGGACGTACTGGTTTGGGTGCAGGCCTTTAATATCAATGGCAAGCCGCCGCAAACCGACTTGCCGACTATCGTTATCGGCCGTTCCGGCATGACCTTCGATAAGGAACCGGCGGTATTCATTCCGGTCGGCACTCCCGGTATCGATCATCCCGGCCACGCCTACCGGTTGGACAACGTGGTGGCGATACGCCTGAAAAAACTCAGAGATTCCGGCCTGCCCAGCACCGCAGATGTGCTGCATGCCATCGAACAAGCACTTTAG
- a CDS encoding 4a-hydroxytetrahydrobiopterin dehydratase: MTDDIQTAMSEDAIISRLQAELPHWYYEKGWIRRKIKTSGWKATLMVVNTVGHLAEKAWHHPDLTVSYAFVIVKLVTHAAKGVTEKDFALAKKIEDVVLWDAAADSAGVFEGTPDDPRFKYIKPD, translated from the coding sequence ATGACAGATGATATCCAGACGGCCATGTCCGAAGATGCAATCATCAGCCGACTGCAGGCGGAATTGCCGCATTGGTATTACGAAAAGGGTTGGATTCGCCGCAAAATCAAAACCAGCGGCTGGAAAGCCACCTTGATGGTTGTTAACACGGTTGGCCATTTGGCCGAAAAAGCTTGGCACCACCCCGATTTAACCGTCTCTTATGCTTTTGTGATCGTTAAGTTGGTCACGCACGCCGCAAAAGGCGTGACGGAAAAAGATTTCGCGCTGGCCAAAAAAATCGAGGACGTGGTGTTGTGGGACGCCGCCGCCGACTCGGCCGGCGTCTTCGAAGGTACGCCCGACGACCCCCGTTTCAAATACATCAAACCTGACTGA
- a CDS encoding ClpXP protease specificity-enhancing factor gives MTPLKPYLIRSIYEWITDNSLTPHLLVNAEFPGVNLPTQFVENGRIVLNIRPEAIQGLVLGNDEIQFNARFSGKPMRINAPTQAILAIYAKENGRGMVFDPEETDDDTPSPPEPDNPPPSRPQLRVVK, from the coding sequence ATGACACCACTAAAACCCTATTTGATTCGCTCGATCTATGAATGGATCACCGACAACAGCCTGACTCCGCACCTGCTGGTCAATGCAGAGTTTCCAGGCGTCAATTTGCCGACCCAATTTGTTGAAAACGGCCGGATTGTGCTGAACATTCGCCCGGAAGCCATTCAGGGCTTGGTGCTGGGCAACGACGAAATCCAGTTCAACGCCCGCTTTTCCGGTAAACCCATGCGTATCAACGCACCTACTCAAGCCATTCTGGCCATTTACGCCAAGGAAAACGGCCGCGGCATGGTGTTCGATCCCGAAGAGACCGACGACGATACCCCCTCACCGCCGGAACCCGACAATCCGCCCCCTTCAAGACCGCAATTAAGGGTGGTTAAATAA
- a CDS encoding glutathione S-transferase N-terminal domain-containing protein, whose product MILFSTANCIMSHCARLVVHEKGVPADIEFFDPNEPPEDLLEMNPNGNSPTFVERDLVLYDARIIMEYLDERFPHPALHQMDPVSRANARMLIKRIDQDWYPLLEEIQINGDKKAVKAKKMLKESLMAAAPVFEANPYFMSEEYSLIDCAMAPFLWRLPSIGIDIASLGKGITAYANRLFSRKAFQDSLTREERDLMPLNK is encoded by the coding sequence ATGATTCTGTTCTCAACCGCGAACTGCATTATGAGTCACTGTGCCCGCCTCGTTGTGCATGAAAAAGGCGTCCCAGCTGATATCGAATTTTTCGATCCGAACGAACCGCCCGAAGACCTGCTTGAAATGAACCCGAACGGCAACTCGCCCACCTTTGTGGAAAGAGACTTGGTGTTATACGACGCCCGCATCATCATGGAATATCTGGACGAGCGCTTTCCGCATCCGGCCCTGCACCAAATGGACCCCGTCTCGCGCGCCAATGCCCGCATGCTGATCAAACGTATCGATCAGGACTGGTACCCGCTTCTTGAAGAAATTCAGATTAACGGCGATAAAAAAGCCGTCAAAGCCAAGAAAATGCTCAAGGAAAGCCTGATGGCCGCCGCACCGGTCTTCGAAGCCAACCCCTATTTCATGAGCGAAGAGTATTCCTTAATCGACTGCGCGATGGCCCCTTTCCTATGGCGGCTGCCCAGTATCGGCATCGACATCGCCAGCCTCGGCAAAGGAATCACCGCCTACGCCAACCGTTTATTCTCCCGCAAAGCCTTTCAGGACAGCCTGACCCGGGAAGAAAGAGACTTGATGCCCTTAAACAAATGA